Part of the Methylovirgula sp. 4M-Z18 genome is shown below.
CAAGAACGCCGCATCCCTCGCCCGCCTCTTCGCCGAATACGCCAAGACGCACGAACTCGATGCCTCGCGCCTGTCGATCGATTTTGCGCTGGATCCGCTGCTCGGCGATGCCGATGCGCTGATCGCAGCCGCCACCAAATTGCAGGCACAAGGCTTCGGCGGACCCTTTTTCATCGCCGACGGCCGCCATTGGCATGAAGCCGGCGCGAGCGAAGCGCAGGAGCTCGCACTGACCTTGAGCGCCGCCCTCGCGACGCTGCGTCAGCTTGAGAAGGCCGGCTGGCCGCTCGAAGCGGCTGCGGCGCAGATTTCTTTCGTGCTCGCGGCCGACGCCAGCGAATTCCTCACCCTGGCGAAATGCCGGGCGCTGCGCCACCTGTGGGCGCGAGTCGAAGAGGCCTGCGGACTGACGCCGGCGCCGCTCCGGCTGCATGCGGAGACCGCCTGGCGCATGCTCACCAAACGCGATCCTTGGGTGAATATCCTGCGCGGCACGATCGCGTCCTTCTCCGCCGGGCTCGGAGGCGCCGATACGATGACCGTCCTGCCCTTCACCACGGCGCTGGGTCTTGCCGATCCCTTCGCCCGCCGGATCGCGCGGAACACGCAGACAATCCTGCTCTGCGAATCCAACCTCGGATGGGTAAACGATCCGGCCGCTGGCGCCGGCGGGTTTGAATCCCTGACGGCGAACCTGACCGAAAAAGCGTGGGCGATCTTTCAGGCGACCGAACAGCAAGGCGGGCTTTTCGCGGCGCTGGCCGCCCAAGGCCCGCAAAAGGCCATCCGCACCGTTGCGGCCGAACGCGACAAGCGCATCGCCAGACGGCTCATTCCGATCACCGGTTCGAGCGAATTCGCCGATCTCGAGGAAACGCCTGTGACCGTGCTGCAACCGGGCGAAGCGGTGCGCGAAGGCTTGCCCGGCCTCGCACCGCATCGCGATGCGGAAGCGTTCGAACAGGTGCGCGCGCGCGCCGACGCGATCCTCGCTCAGAGCGGTCAACGGCCGCGCGTGTTTCTCGCCAATCTCGGCCCGCTTGCGGCTTTCACCGCTCGCGCCACCTTCGCCAAAAACTTCTTTGCGGCTGGCGGAATCGAGGCTTTCGGCAATGATGGCTTTACGACGCAGGAGGCTCTGGCCCAGGCATTTCGCGAGTCCGGCTGCACAATCGCCTGCTTGTGCTCTTCCGATTCTGTCTATGCCGAGCAGGCGCTCGCGGCCGCCAAGGCACTCATCGCGGCCGGAGCCGAGTCGCTTTATCTCGCCGGCAAGCCCGGTGCTCTCGCCGACGGCTTGGCACAAGCCGGTGTGACCGACTATATTTTTGCGGGCTGCAATGCCATCGAGGTTTTGCAACGCCTGCTCGCCGGCGCATAGGGTATCGGCCTGTTCACCAGCGTCACCATCGCATAGCTGATGATGAGCAACAGATACCACGATCCGAGCTTGCCGAAGCCGACCATTGACCACGCCACAGATTGGCTCGGATAAGTCCAAGTCCTGGTCAATGTGCCGATGTTCTCGGCCAGCCAAAGAAAGAACGCATTGCAAAAACACGCTGTCACAAGCGGCATTTTGCGATGCGCGCGCCAGACCCGGAAATGAATCCACGAGCGGCGGAAAATCAGCGCGGCGGCGATGAAGAGGACGACACGCATGTCGCCAATGGAACGAAGCGTGAAGAAATTCAGATAAATGCCCGCGGCAAGAAGGTAGACTTGCCAGAGCGGCGGGTGCCCTGTGAAGCGAAAGTCGCAGACGCGCCAGACCCGCGTAATATAACTGCCCACCGACGCATACATGAAACCGCTGAACAGCGGCACGCCGCCGATATGCAAGAGACTCGGTTCGGGATAGATCCATGAACCGACCGCGGTTTTGTAGATTTCCATCGCCGTGCCGACGATATGGAACAAAGCAATCACCTTCGCTTCGTCCCATGTTTCCAGCTTCCAGCGCAGCATGGCTACCTGAAGCGCAATGGCCGCAAGGGTGAGAAAATCATACCGCGCCAGACATGCGCCTTTCGGATAGAACCAGGCTGTTGCAATCAGAAGCGCAACCATGGCGCCGCCGAACAGGCACGCCCAAGCCTGCAAAATGCTGAAGCGCATAAATTCGTAAAACGCCGAAGCCGCCGCACTACGTTCGGCCCGCGCCTCAAGCGCCGCGATAAAACCGGCAGACTGAACTCTCCGTCCATCTGCCGCCGGCTCGCGCAATTGCCCCAGTGCCACATTCGTCATCACGCGCCCTTTCCGCTTGCGGCAGCAGAGTGTCGAGCGAAAAGGCGCGCGGCGTGGCATGAATGTTGCGCGCATGTGCAAAAACGCGGCAAAAATCCAGGATGCGCGGCCCTGCACTTCCGTTTATAGTGCGGAATATCGTGTTGACGGTGGAGCGACTGTGAGCCGTATTCCCAACTTCTCCGAGATTGACTTCCGCCCCGCAGCAGCCGGCGATGCGACCGCCGCGACAGCGCCATGGATGACGCCCGAGGGCATTGCGGTCAAACCGATCTACACAGAAGCGGATCTTGCGAATTTGAGCTTCGTCGACGGCTATCCGGGCGTCGCGCCTTATGTGCGCGGCCCCTATCCGACGATGTATGTCAACCAGCCTTGGACGATCCGGCAATATGCCGGCTTCTCGACGGCGGAAGATTCCAACGCCTTCTATCGCCGCAATCTCGCCGCCGGCCAGAAGGGTCTCTCCATCGCCTTCGATCTGGCGACCCACCGCGGCTATGATTCCGATCATCCGCGCGTCGCCGGCGATGTCGGCATGGCGGGCGTCGCGATCGATTCCATCCTCGATATGCGCACGCTGTTCTCCGGCATTCCGCTCGATCAGATGAGCGTGTCGATGACCATGAACGGCGCGGTCCTGCCCGTGCTCGCGCTCTATATCGTTGCGGCCGAGGAGCAAGGCGTCCAACAGGCGCAATTGTCGGGCACGATCCAGAACGACATTCTCAAAGAATTCATGGTGCGCAACACCTATATCTATCCGCCGCAGGATTCGATGCGCATCATCGGCGATATTTTCGCCTATACGTCGGCGCATATGCCGAAATTCAATTCCATTTCCATCTCTGGCTATCACATGCAGGAGGCCGGCGCGACACAGGATCTGGAACTCGCCTATACTTTGGCGGACGGCAAGGAATATATCCGCGCCGGCCTTGCCGCCGGCCTCAGCATCGATCAATTCGCGCCGCGCCTGTCGTTCTTCTGGGCGATCGGCATGAATTTCTTCATGGAGGTCGCCAAGTTGCGTGCAGCGCGGCTGCTGTGGACCGATATCGTCAGCGCCTTCCTGCCGAAATCGGAAAAGAGCCTGCCGCTGCGCACCCATTCGCAGACCTCAGGCTGGTCGCTCACGGCCCAGGACGTCTTCAACAATGTCATGCGCACGCAAATCGAGGCCATGGCTGCGACACAGGGACATACGCAAAGCCTGCACACCAACGCGCTCGACGAGGCGCTGGCGCTGCCGACCGATTTTTCTGCCCGTATCGCGCGCAACACCCAGCTCTTCCTGCAGCAGGAGAGCGGCACGTGCCAGATCATCGATCCATGGGGCGGGTCCTATTATGTCGAGCGGCTGACGGCGGAGCTTGCGGCCAAGGCGCGCGCGCATATGGACGAGATCGAGGCGCTCGACGGCATGGCCAAAGCGATCGACGCAGGCATTCCGAAATTGCGGATCGAAGAAGCGGCGGCCAAGACCCAGGCGCGTATCGATTCCGGCCGGCAGGTCGTGGTCGGCGTCAATATGTTCAAGCCGCAAGCGGAAACGCCGATCGAGGTGCGCACCGTCGACAATTCCGCCGTGCGGGCGCGGCAAATCGAGAAGCTGCAGCGCCTGCGCCAAGAGCGCGATGAAAACGCGACGCAACAGGCGCTCGATGCGCTGACGACCGGCGCGACATCCGGCGGCAACCTGCTCGATCTGTCCATTCAAGCGGCGCGCGCCAAGGCGACGGTCGGCGAGATTTCGGCCGCGCTGGAGAAGGTTTTCGGCCGCCATCGCGCCGATATTCGCGCCATTTCCGGCGTGTACAAGGCAGAGGCCGGTGGCGAGGCGGACGATGTCGCACGTGTGATGCAGATGACCGCCGCGTTCCGCGAAAACGAGGGCCGCCGCCCGCATATCCTGGTGGCGAAGGTCGGCCAGGACGGGCACGATCGCGGCCAGAAGGTGATCGCCTCCGCCTTCGCCGATTTCGGTTTCGATGTCGATATCGGACCGTTGTTCGCAACGCCCCAGGAGGCCGCGCAGCAAGCCATCGAACGCGACGTCCATGTCGTCGGCGTCTCCTCCCTTGCGGCGGGCCATTTGACCCTGGTGCCGGAGTTGAAAAAGGCGCTCGAAGCGGGCGGGCGGTCCGATATCATGATCGTGGTCGGCGGCGTCATCCCGCCGCAGGATTTCGATTCCCTTTATGCCGCAGGCGCTGCCGAGATTTTCCCACCCGGCACGGTGGTCGCTGACGCAGCGACGCGGCTGCTGGAAGATTTGAACGAGCGCCTGGGTTATCAGCAGAAGGCGGCACGGTAGGAGGCGATCCCTTCTCTCGCAGCGAAGTCGGTTGCTGCACGCGCACCTCCCCGTCATTGCGAGGAGCGTAGCGACGAAGCAATCCATCCCCCTACGATGCAGGTGTTTCCGCCGCCAGGCCGTTCCGGCGAGGGCAAAACAATTCAGATTGGGGGATGGATTGCTTCGCTTCGCTCGCAATGACGGCGTAGTAGACGATTCAGTTGCGCGAATAAATCATGCCGCCCTCACAACGTCGGCACATCCGATTGCTGCTGCGCCGGTTGTGCGGCGGTCGGCTGCGCGGCAGGCGTCTGCGCCGGTTGCGCGGCGGCCGGTTGCGCGGCGGGCACCGGTTGTTGGTCGATCGGTCCCGACTCCTTGCCGTCGCCGTCGAGCACCGCCATGGATTGTTGGCTCTGCGCGCCCGGTGTGGCGAGCTGCGCGCCGATCTGCCTCAGCACGGCGGGCGTATCGGCGTAAGCGCCGTGATGGATAAACCCATCCGCCGCGTCGGTGAGGTCGTAGACGCGCACGCCCATCTTGGACATTTCGTCGCGCACACCCGGATTGTTAAGGTCGAGCGCGCCGACCCGCGCACGCGAGCCGGCCAGGGCCGAAGACAGCGAGAGTGCGCGGTCGTTGCTAGCCGTGAACACCGAGACATGCGCATTCTGCCCAATCCGCACCATTTGTCCCTTGAACACTTCGAGGTCGATATCGGGCGCTGCCAGCATCACCTCGCCCAAATGGCCGCCCAGATCGCCATGCCCAGCAATGGCATTCTGGCGCAGCGCTTCCATCGCGAGCCAGGTTCCCATCGAATGGGCCAACACATGCACGCGGCCAACACCAGGGGTCTGCGCGATCGTCCAGAGCAGTTTTTCCAGCGCATCGCGCGAGGCGGTCGCCCGCTCCTTGTCCGATCCATAAGCGAGCAGCCCCGAGCCAGACGGCCACGTGAACAGCACGGGCACGCCGCCGAAGCGGCCATCGGTCACAAGCTGCACCGCGCGATAGCGCGCTTCGTCGAGCCCGGTGTTGAAGCCATGGACGAACACCAGCACGTCGCGGTTCGTGCCGACGCGGCCCGAGATGTTGGTGGCCAATTCGTTCTGGAATTCCTCAGTGTCCAACGTATGGCGCCGGACCATCGCGAAATCCGACGCCGGATTGTCGGCGCCAAACGTCGCGCGCTCGATCACGCCGGCATGGTGGTTGGGCGGCACAGAGATCATCGCCAGCGAAAAATTCATGTCGCCTTCGGCGAGATTTTGATTGGCGGCAGCGCCCTTCTCGCCCTTGCGGGTCGAGGCGACGAACAATGGCACCTCGTCGGATTGCGCGCGCGGCCCGGACGCAAACAGCGCCGTGGACCCGGTGAAGCTGCCAAGCTGCGATGAATCGCAGCCGCTCAAACCAAGCGCCGTGCCTGCCACGGCCAACATCACACCAAGCGCTCTGCCGCGCACCCCCACCGCCACCATCGTCGCCACCATCTCAAAACCCTACGGATTACGCCCCGAAGGGTCGCGCTTCATGCCGGACAAAATTGTCGAGAACTTGGCGAAAAACCACAAATTCCGTCGTCTGCCGCCATGGTGTCGGGTAATTCAAGGGGCAGAGTCTCCAGAGCATTTTCCAGAAAAGTTGTTCGACTTTTCGATTAAGAAAATGCGACTAGACAAAAAATTAGAGCATTTTCCGATTCTGAAAGAACGGAAAATGCTCTAAGCAACCGAAAATTAACCTTCCATGAAGCTCGCCAGCCAACGCCCTTTCCTTCTTGCCGTGCTCGGAATCGGGTGCCTGTGCATCATGGACATGCTGATCAAGCTGATGTCGGCGCAATATGGCACGATGCAAATCGCGTTCATGCGCTATGTCTTCGGGTCGATCGGCACGGTTGGTCTCTTGGCCTGGCGCCGCCCGCCCTGGCCCTCGCGCCAGGCCATGCGCTCGAACGCGCTGCGCTCGATCATCGTGGTGGTCACGGCGACGACATTCTTCTACGCCTTGAGCGCGCTGCCGCTGGCCGAGACCGTGACGCTCTCCTTCCTCGCGCCGCTGTTCATCGCGCTGCTGAGCAATTTCTTTCTCGGCGAGCGGCTCGACCACCGGATTCTCATCGCCCTCGTCATTGGCTTTTTGGGCATGCTGGTGATCGTCGGCGGCAGTCTCGGCGGCAAAAGCTACGAAGGTCCCGCGCTGTTCGGCGCGCTTGCGGCGCTGGTCTCGGCCTTCTCCTATGCCGCCAGCATGGTGGCTTTGCGCGACCGGGCGACGAAGGACGCCATCGAAACCATCCTTTTTTTTCAGAACACCGGGCCGGCAATTATGTTGGCCATACCGGCGCTTTACACGTGGACGCCGATCACCTGGCCAGCCTTCGGCTTGTTCCTGATCCTTGGCGTCCTCGGCTTGTCCGGCAACACCATGCTCGGCCTGGCCTATGCGCGCGCCGAAGCCGCGCGGCTTGCCTCGCTCGAATATACATCGTTGCTCTGGGCCTCGACACTCGGCTTCCTGGTGTTCCACGAAGTGCCGTCGCTCATGACCGTGGCCGGCGCGGCGCTCATCATCTTCGGCGCGATGATCACGAGCCGCCGGTGAGCGGTTCGGTCGCGCGGATCGCCCCGACCTCGATGCCGTTCCAATTGACGAGACGCGGCGCGAGACGCGGTGCAAGCAGCAAGCGCTCCTCGTCGGAGAGCGGCAAAAACCGCTGCAACGCAGCCGCCATCATCATTTCCGCCGCGCGCGTCGTACCGTCATCGCACTTGATCGCAATGCCGAGCCCCTGGCTGGGCAAGGCCGCACAGAACACGCCTTCGGCACCGGTCTTGGTGAACGCTTTCGCCCGCAGGACGCTCATCACGTCGGTATCGAACCGATTGCGGCCGGCCACCATGTAAGGATGCTCGGCGACAGCCGCGCGAATCCGTGCCGCCGCTTGCGCGCGCTCGGGCGCGAACCCCGTGCCCGTCCCGAATTTTGCAAAACTCTGCGCCAGCACTTTAAGCGGAAAAGCATAGGTTGGGATGGAGCACCCGTCGGTGCCGGCTTGCGCATCGTCAAGCACGATGCCGGTGACCGATTCCAATGCGCCTTTGACTTCGCGCATCACCTTGTGATTGGGGCTCACATAGCCTTCCGGATCTTCCTGCATATAACAGGACAGGCAGACGAAGCCTGCGTGTTTGCCCGAGCAATTGTTGTTGAGCGCGGTCGGCTTTTCGCCGCGCGCCGCCATCGCGCGCGCCACCGCCTCGTTCATCGGCCATTGTACGCCGCATTCGAGACAGGCGGGATCACGGCCGGCTTTTGCCAACATCGCCGCGGACGTCTCCGCATGGACCGGCTCGCCGGAATGCGAGGCGACCGCAAGCGCAATTTCCGCTGCGCTGAGGCCGTATTGATCAGCGGCGCCGCTCTCGAGCAGCGGCAAGGCCTGAAGGGCTTTGACCGCCGAGCGCGGAAAAATCGCGGCTTCGACATCGCCGAGCGCCAGCAGCAGACGCCCCGACGCATCGCTCACCGCGATGGCCCCGCGATGCCGGCTCTCGACCCGATCGCCACGCGTGACTTCCACCAGAACCGGATTTTCCATCGCGCGTGACCCTTCTAGTTCGACGTGTCGAGCGGCACGCAATCGCGCCGGCCGGAATTGATGCAATCTTCGATTGCGCGCTGCTTTTGCAAATAAAACACGAGCCAGACGGCGACGAGCGCCACCACGATGGCAACGGCTATGCCGGCCAGATTGGCCCGCGAACTCGGCCGGTTGTCATCATCATCATGTCGATTGTTCTGCGACGCCATGTCGGTTCCAAATCGTTAAACCGCGCCCTTGAGAGCCCTATAGGACGGGCGCCCGGCGCTTGCAACCCGGGCCTGGGGCTTTAAAACCTTGGTCGGACACTTCCTTGACCTGACGGCGCATGCTCCATGACCGATATTCCCTTCGACCGCTCGATCCCGCAATCGCCCGGCGAGGTCGCGCAAATCTCACCGCTCGTGCGCCGTGTGGTTGCGGGCAATGCTGGACCGTTCACCTTTACCGGCACTTGCAGCTATATCGTGGGGCAGCGCGATGTCGTGATCATCGATCCGGGCCCGGACGATCCGGCACATATCGGGCGCTTGCAAAGTGCGATCGCGGGCGAACGGCTGCATGCCATTCTCTGCACCCACACCCATCGCGATCATTCGCCGGCCGCGCGCGCCTTGCACGACGCCACGGGCGCGCCAATCGTGGGCTGCGCCCCCCACCATGCGGCCCGCGCCCTGGCGCAGGGCGAGCCCAATCTCCTCGATGCGGCCAACGATCTCGCCTATCGTCCCGATCGGATTTTGGCGGACGGCGAGCACTTCGACTGGGGCGGGTTGACGCTCGAAGCGATCGCAACACCCGGCCACACGATGAACCATTTGACCTTCGCCTTTGCAGCCGAGAACGCTCTGTTTTCCGGCGATCATGTCATGGCCTGGTCGACCAGCATTGTCGCGCCGCCGGACGGCGCGATGGGCCCTTATATGGCCTCGCTCGAAAAACTGCGGCAGCGCGAGGAACGCCTCTATTGGCCAGGCCACGGCGGGCCGGTGCGCGAGCCAAAATCCTTCGTGCCCATGCTGCTCGGCCATCGCCGCCAGCGCGAAGCCGCGATCCTGGCGCGGCTCAAAGCCGGCGACCGTTTGATCCCGGAGATCGTTTTGCAACTTTACATCGGCCTCGATCCGGCGTTGCGCGGCGCGGCTGCGCTTTCGGTCTTCGCGCATTTGGAAGATCTCGTCGCACGCGGATTGGCCAAGACGGAGGGCGATGCGACGCTGGACTCCGCCTATTCGGTTTGATGCCGAGCTGCCGCGAACGCATGCGATATCCGCGACTGTCATCCCGAGCTTGTCTCGCAATCATAGCGGACATTTTTCCCGACAACCGTGGGTCGGGCCGGGATAGCATTGTGGCCTTCTTATAGGTCCAAGCTTATGACCATTGGTATTACTGCACCACCACCCGCCCCTCGACCGTCTCGTTCACCGTGCCGAGCTTCTTGATGTAATCCATTACATCGTTCGCCATCAGGCTGTCGCCCGTATCAGCCGTCGCGTTCTTATCCTGCAAGGCCGTGTAACCATCGCCGCCGCGCAACATGAAATCGTTGGTGGCGACCGTATAGGTTTTCGCGTCGTCCAGCATCTGGCCATCGATCTCGACCGATTGCACTCGCGCGCCCGCCGGCGCCGCCGCGCTGGCAATAATCTTGAGACCGGAGACTTGCGGGAAGCGGCCGGCGCGATTTTCGAATTGCGACAGACCGTTTTCGAGCGCGGCCCGGATCGCCTTGCCGGAAATTCTCGTCACCGTGGTTTTGTTGCCGAAGGGTAATTCGGCGAGAATGTCGCGCCGCGTCAGTTGCGTGCCGGCTGGATATTGCTTGTTGGCGCGAATGCCGCCGCCGTTGGTGATGGCGCAATCGGCATTCGTCTTGGTGCGCAAGGCGTCGGCGACGAGATTGCCGATCGCGGCTTCGCCGCCGCGCACCGTCGCCGAGCGGCTGTCGAGCGGCGCGCCCAACGCGCCGATCACCACGTCGAGTTCCTTGGACAGATCGGCCTCGAGATGTTTCACCAGCACCTGGACATCGGCATCCGGCGTCAAGGTCGTACTGTCGATGATGCGATAATTCGGCCACCAGGCAATCGTCCGTTTGCCGCCCTCGTCCTTCACGTCGACCGACAGGTCGAGAATGACGACATAGATTGCATCTTCGCCTGACTCGGCCGTCAAGGCGCGGCCATTGTAATCGATATGCACATCATGCGTGTGCCCGGTGATGATGAGATCCGCGACGCGCAGATCCATCAGCCGCTCGCGCAGATCGCGTTCGCAATGGCAGATCGCAACGATGAGGTCGGCGCCTTGCGCGCGCAGGGTCTGGGCCTCGCGGCGAATGGCGTCGACCGTCGGCGAGAACACGAGATCGCCGGGCGAAGAGTGATCGGGCGTCTGCTCGAGGGCGGTGCCGACGAGCCCGAGCTTGATGCCGCCCTTCTCGATCAGCATCGAATCCTGATGCTGCGGCAACATGGAACCGTCCGCCGCCCGCAGATTGGCCGCAAGGATCGGGAATTTCGCCTCGCCGATCCGCTTGAAATACACGTCCTTGCCGAAATCGAATTCGTGATTGCCTGGCACGAACAAATCCAATTGCAACGCGTTGAACAACGCCACCATATGCGCGCCCATGTCGAAGGACGACATGACGCTGGGGCTGAACGTGTCGCCCGCATGGGAGAACAACACGTTGCCACCCTTGTCGCGCTCGGCCTTGATCGCCGCCGCCAAGCGCGGCAGGCCGCCGCGGCCCTTCACCCCGTCCATATTGTAGACATCGTTGGTCAGAACGAACGAAATCTTGACGGAATCGGCGGCCAAAGCAGCGGACCGCGACATGATCACGGTGGCGCCGGCGGCTAACGCGCCGCCCAACAGGCCACGACGGGAAAGGTCGGTCATGACAATCTCCAAGGATGTGCGCTTTGTTGCAGTCTAGCAAATCGCCTTCGCATCGCACCAGCGGTTATTTGTGCCACATGTGGCCCGCCCCATCGACAGTCCGCCACGAAAGCCTTATTTCTGCGCCATCGATAAGCGGAACTTTTGATGAACTCTTCACAAACAATGCCGGCTTCAGGAACGCCCGCGCAAAGCCGGCGGCCGGCCGGTCATCCTCCCCTTGCCGCGGCCAAGATCGGCGTGCTTCTGATGAATTTGGGCACGCCGGAAGGGACCGATTATTGGTCGATGCGGCGGTATTTGAAGGAGTTCCTCTCCGACCGCCGCGTGATCGAAACGCCGCGTCTGCAATGGTGGCCTTTGCTCAATCTCATCATTCTGCAGCGCCGGCCGCAAAAGAAGGGCAAGGATTACGCAAGCATCTGGAACAACGAGCTCAACGAAGGGCCGCTGAAAACGATCACGCGCAACCAGGCAACTAAATTGCAAAGCTGGATCGACGCCGGCGGCCTAGCAGTGCCCGGCGGCACGGTCGTCGTCGACTGGGCCATGCGCTACGGCCTGCCCGATGTCGCGAGCCGCGTCGACGCGCTGCAGCAGCAGGGGTGCGAGCGCATTCTGTTCGTCCCGCTCTATCCGCAATATGCGGCCGCAACCAGCGCGACCGCCTGCGACAAAGTGTTCGAAGCGCTCGCCAAAATGCGCTGGCAGCCGACAGCGCGCTTCTCACCGCCCTATCACGATCAACCCGCCTATATCGATGCACTTGCCGCATCGATGCGCGCATCGCTCGCGCAGCTCGATTTCCAGCCCGAAGTGATCTTGTGCTCCTTCCACGGCATTCCGCGCGAATATTTCGACAAGGGCGACCCGTATTATTGCCATTGCATGAAAACCGCGCGGCTCCTGCGCGATACGCTCGGCCTGACGGAGGAGACTTTCCGCGTCACCTTTCAGTCGCGCTTCGGACCGGCCGAATGGCTGCAACCCTACACCGATGCAACCGTGAAAGCCCTCGCCGCACGGGGCGTGAAGCGCCTCGCCATCGTCGCGCCCGGCTTTTCGGCAGATTGCCTGGAGACGGTCGAGGAACTGGGCGTCGAAAATCGCCACATCTTCATGTCCGGCGGCGGCGAGAAATTCGCGCTTCTGCCGTGCTTGAACGACGGTGATGACGGCATGAGTGTCATTCAAGACATCGTGCGCCGCGAGCTGATGGGATGGATTTGACGCGATCTTCATGAGGAGCATGTGAAACGCCATGCCGGTCGTCGTTCCCGGACTCATCCATACGCCGGATTATCTCGACCGCGCCGCGCAGGAGGCGCTGGTCATGGAGTTACGCGAGATCGTTGCGACCGCGCCGCTCTACACGCCGCGCATGCCGAAAACCAACAAGCCCTTCTCGGTGCGCATGACCAATTGCGGCGATCTCGGCTGGGTCTCCGACGTCACGGGCTACCGCTATCAGCCGCTGCATCCGGAAACCGGCAAGCCGTGGCCGGCGATTCCTGCCGTCCTGCTGCAAGCGTGGAACGCGCTTGGCACATATCCGCATCCGCCGCAGGCCTGTCTCATCAATTTTTACAGGGCGGAGGCGCGCATGGGGCTGCACCAGGACCGTGACGAAGCAGATTTCGACGCGCCGGTCGTCTCCCTCTCGCTCGGCGATACGTGTCTGTTCCGCGTCGGCGGCACGGCGCGCAACGATCCGACGAAATCGTTCCGGCTGAAATCCGGCGACGGCATGATCCTATCCGGCGACGCGCGTCTTGCTTTTCACGGCGTAGACCGCATCATGGGCGGGACTTCCACGCTTCTCCCCAATGGCGGCAGAATCAATTTGACCCTTCGCCGCGTGACGAAAGCTTGAGCAGCCTATGACCTCTCCCCCGGCTCCCAATTTTCGCGAGATCGCCACGCCCTTCGGTACCAATCGCATCGCGTTCCGCAAACGCGCCGGCACGTCGGAGCGTCCGGGGCTGGTGTGGCTCGGCGGATTCAAGTCCGACATGCTCGCGACCAAAGCCTCGGCCATCGATGCCTATGCGCACGACACCAAGCGCGCCTATCTGCGGTTCGACTATTCCGGCCACGGCGAATCCGGCGGCAAGTTCGAGGACGGCACTATCGGCGGCTGGGCGGCGGAAGCGCTCGCGATGATCCGCGAAGAAACGCAAGGGCCACAAGTTCTCGTCGGCTCGTCGATGGGCGGCTGGATCGCGCTTTTGGTCGCGCGTGCCCTCGCGGAAGCGAACGAGGCGGAACGGCTCGCCGGCCTCGTGCTCATCGCGCCGGCTGTCGATTTCACGGAAGCGCTGATGTGGGCACAATTTCCGCAGGACGTACGCGACGAAATCACGCAAACAGGGCAGTGGCTGCGCCCGACCGAATATGCGCCCGATCCCTACCCGATCACGCGCGCGCTGATCGAGGACGGCCGCAAGCAGCAATTGCTGGGATCGCTCATCCGCTCCCATTGTCCGGTGCATATTCTGCAAGGCATGCAGGACCCCGACGTCCCGTGGCGGCATGCGATGCTGCTCATCGAGCACATGCCGAGCGATCCGGTGACGATCACGATGGTCAAGGACGGCGACCACCGCCTGTCGCGCGATGAAGACATCCGCGCGTTGCTGAGCGCGATCGACGGGATCGCGTGACTATTTTGTCGTGAGGCGCAGAGCTG
Proteins encoded:
- a CDS encoding methylmalonyl-CoA mutase family protein, giving the protein MTETFPTAAHAEWMKRAEAALKGAGLERLTSVTLDGLKIAPLYPHQAAGPRALKAKAGAWVVAQKIDHPDLAQANTQILEDLENGANGLVLAFRGAPAAGAFGLDVASAADFATLLRNVLLDLIAVRFDAGKNAASLARLFAEYAKTHELDASRLSIDFALDPLLGDADALIAAATKLQAQGFGGPFFIADGRHWHEAGASEAQELALTLSAALATLRQLEKAGWPLEAAAAQISFVLAADASEFLTLAKCRALRHLWARVEEACGLTPAPLRLHAETAWRMLTKRDPWVNILRGTIASFSAGLGGADTMTVLPFTTALGLADPFARRIARNTQTILLCESNLGWVNDPAAGAGGFESLTANLTEKAWAIFQATEQQGGLFAALAAQGPQKAIRTVAAERDKRIARRLIPITGSSEFADLEETPVTVLQPGEAVREGLPGLAPHRDAEAFEQVRARADAILAQSGQRPRVFLANLGPLAAFTARATFAKNFFAAGGIEAFGNDGFTTQEALAQAFRESGCTIACLCSSDSVYAEQALAAAKALIAAGAESLYLAGKPGALADGLAQAGVTDYIFAGCNAIEVLQRLLAGA
- a CDS encoding DUF817 domain-containing protein, which produces MALGQLREPAADGRRVQSAGFIAALEARAERSAAASAFYEFMRFSILQAWACLFGGAMVALLIATAWFYPKGACLARYDFLTLAAIALQVAMLRWKLETWDEAKVIALFHIVGTAMEIYKTAVGSWIYPEPSLLHIGGVPLFSGFMYASVGSYITRVWRVCDFRFTGHPPLWQVYLLAAGIYLNFFTLRSIGDMRVVLFIAAALIFRRSWIHFRVWRAHRKMPLVTACFCNAFFLWLAENIGTLTRTWTYPSQSVAWSMVGFGKLGSWYLLLIISYAMVTLVNRPIPYAPASRRCKTSMALQPAKI
- the scpA gene encoding methylmalonyl-CoA mutase, yielding MSRIPNFSEIDFRPAAAGDATAATAPWMTPEGIAVKPIYTEADLANLSFVDGYPGVAPYVRGPYPTMYVNQPWTIRQYAGFSTAEDSNAFYRRNLAAGQKGLSIAFDLATHRGYDSDHPRVAGDVGMAGVAIDSILDMRTLFSGIPLDQMSVSMTMNGAVLPVLALYIVAAEEQGVQQAQLSGTIQNDILKEFMVRNTYIYPPQDSMRIIGDIFAYTSAHMPKFNSISISGYHMQEAGATQDLELAYTLADGKEYIRAGLAAGLSIDQFAPRLSFFWAIGMNFFMEVAKLRAARLLWTDIVSAFLPKSEKSLPLRTHSQTSGWSLTAQDVFNNVMRTQIEAMAATQGHTQSLHTNALDEALALPTDFSARIARNTQLFLQQESGTCQIIDPWGGSYYVERLTAELAAKARAHMDEIEALDGMAKAIDAGIPKLRIEEAAAKTQARIDSGRQVVVGVNMFKPQAETPIEVRTVDNSAVRARQIEKLQRLRQERDENATQQALDALTTGATSGGNLLDLSIQAARAKATVGEISAALEKVFGRHRADIRAISGVYKAEAGGEADDVARVMQMTAAFRENEGRRPHILVAKVGQDGHDRGQKVIASAFADFGFDVDIGPLFATPQEAAQQAIERDVHVVGVSSLAAGHLTLVPELKKALEAGGRSDIMIVVGGVIPPQDFDSLYAAGAAEIFPPGTVVADAATRLLEDLNERLGYQQKAAR
- a CDS encoding alpha/beta hydrolase — protein: MVATMVAVGVRGRALGVMLAVAGTALGLSGCDSSQLGSFTGSTALFASGPRAQSDEVPLFVASTRKGEKGAAANQNLAEGDMNFSLAMISVPPNHHAGVIERATFGADNPASDFAMVRRHTLDTEEFQNELATNISGRVGTNRDVLVFVHGFNTGLDEARYRAVQLVTDGRFGGVPVLFTWPSGSGLLAYGSDKERATASRDALEKLLWTIAQTPGVGRVHVLAHSMGTWLAMEALRQNAIAGHGDLGGHLGEVMLAAPDIDLEVFKGQMVRIGQNAHVSVFTASNDRALSLSSALAGSRARVGALDLNNPGVRDEMSKMGVRVYDLTDAADGFIHHGAYADTPAVLRQIGAQLATPGAQSQQSMAVLDGDGKESGPIDQQPVPAAQPAAAQPAQTPAAQPTAAQPAQQQSDVPTL